AGATCTCCTGTGCCTCTGTCGTACCGACGAACTGGCACCACAGCGTGGTCGCTTCCGGCGACGGGTTGTTGACCGGATACGGGAACGAGTCCATGTTGAGGGCGTAGTAGCCGTCGGTTCCCGGGAATGTCACATGGTCCCACTCCTCTCCGTACGTGAGGTCGTTCGTGATGTACGTTCCGGCCGCCCAGTCGCCTTGGTGGAGGAACGCCGCTTCGCCGTTGATGACCTGATTGTTGGCCTCGGTCCAAGAAATCGAACCGGCGTCGCTCGGGATGTAGTCGAGATAGGACTGCGTGGTCTCGACTGCCGACTCCAGCGCGTCGCTGTTAGCGTCGACCTCTCCGTCGACGAAGATGGCGCTGTAGGTCTCGGCGTCCGTTTCGCCGAGGAGGACGGTCGCGAACATCTGGAAGCTGGACCACGGCGAGCCGGTCTGGTGTGCCATTCCGGTGTAGCCAGCATCGTTGACCGTCGCCATTGCGTCGACGAGGTCAGACGGCGTTTCGAGGGATGCCGGGTCGACTCCCGCGTCCTCGACGACCTCGACGTTGTAGAAGAGGTTGTTGATCCGGTGGATGTTGAGCGGAACTGTCACGTAGCTTCCGGCGGGCTGGGCCGCGTCTTTGACACCTTGGAGGTACGCGTCCTCCATGCTGTTTTCGGACCACACGGAGTCGCCGATGTCCTTCAGCAGGTTCGCATCGGTGAAAGGAAGCAGATTGTTTCCGGGCCAAGCTTGCCACGTACTCGGGTGGTTGCCGTTCTGTACCCGTGTCCGGATGTTCGCCTGCAGGTTCTCACCCGCACCGCCAGCGATGAGGTTCTCGTCGAAGGGGACGTCCGGGTGTTGCTCCTTGAACGCATCCATGACGGACTGAATTGCTTCCAGTCCGTCGCCCTCACCCCACCAGTGGGCGACCTCAAGTGTGCTGTACTGTGAGCCGCTGTCAGTGCTGCCGTCACCACTGCTGCCATCGCCGCTACTGCCGTCACTGCCGTCACCGCTGCTTCCGTCGCCGCTGCTGCCGTCACCGCCATCACTCCCACCGCAGCCAGCCAGCGAGGCCGCACCTGCTGCGCCAGCAATCCGAAGAGCGTTACGCCGCGTCAACCGTTTATTTGAATTGTCGTCAGTCATGGTTGCACCAATACCTCATAATTCCTTATTGAAGATTCGCACTTAATACTTCTGTATAGGGAAAGTCAGCATTTGACATTCGGATCGATCCCGGTAAATCATCTATATCTCCCGATTTTTCGGGTTTGAGTGGTGAAACAAATTAATCATATGTGAGTAAATACCCCACTGAATTACATCTACTATCTTATATTTTCCCGAGATTACCCCTGCCAGACGGGGTATATCGAGCCCATATTGCGACAAAAAAGCTCGGGCGCGGTCCGGCCCGAAGGGCTACAGGGAATCGAACTCGACGACTGCTTTTATCTGCGCATCTCCATCCTCGAAGGCGGCCTCGACGTGTTCCGGGTCGGTGACCGTTGTCACGAGGTCATCGAGCAGCCATTCCGGAAGCTCCTGTAAGGTCTCGACGGCGTCCTCGAAGTGGGAGACGTGTGAGTTGACCGTGCCGATGAGACACTTGTTGTGCAGGACGATCTCGTTGTGTAGCGAGCCACCATCGACTTCAAACTCCCACGGCTCCGGAATGCCGAGCAACACACCGACCCCGTTCTGGTCAAGCGCCGTGACCGTCTGGAACGCGTGTGGGGCGAACCCGGTCGCCTCGTAGATGTAGTCCATCGCCTCGTAGGCCTCTGGGAGTTCGTCCACTGGCGTTTCGCGGGAATCGACGTACGTACTGCCGATCTCGTCGATGATGTCGACCGTCGGGTCAGGCCGGTCCCGTCGACCGACGCAGTATGTCCGGTCGTACTCCTGTTCGAGCATCCACAGCGTCAGCAGTCCGAGCGAACCGTTGCCCAGCACGCAGGCGGATTCCGGTCGCCAGTCGAACGGCTCACGAGTCGCATACGCGTGCTCATTTGCCTTCTCGGTGATCGAGAGCGGTTCGACGAGGAAGCCGTACTCCGCGACCGCTTCGGGGACGGGAACGAGGAAGTCCGCCGGTGAGGTGAAATACTCGGCCATGAAGCCGTGGTCACCGACAATACCCCGTTCCGTGTACTCGCCGTCCGGTGCCATGTCGGGCTCGCCCCGACGGAAGTACTCGTTCGTTTCACCGTCTGGTTTCCGTCGGACGGTCGGCGCGACGACCTGCCCCGCCTCGAGCCCCGTGCCATTGGGCTCTTCGACGACGCCGACCGCCTCGTGTCCGAGAACCATGTGGTCTGCCCCGTCGGGGAACCCCCCGTGGGACCCGTTCAGGACTTCGTGGTCTGTGCCGTCAACACCAACGCGAAGCGTCCGGACGAGTGCCTCGCCCGGGTCAGGCGACGGTCGCTCCCGCTCTAAGAGCTGGGGGCCGTCGTCGTCCCGCGTAACACCAATCACTTTCATGCCAGGCAGAGAGTGAGAACACTGGGGATTAAGTCTTTCTTCAGGTCTCTGTCTCGCTGACGGTGACCGCCGCGCCAGTTTCGCTGGAGCGGTAGATTCCGTCCATCACGCGCTGGACCCGAAGTGCCTGTTCGACGGTGTTTACTGACGGGGGTGCCCCGTTACGGACCGCCGAGATGAACCGTTCCTGCTCCGTTCGCTGTGGATCCGATCGTTGCGTCTCGATGTCGGTCGTGCGGTGGTGCATCCGACCGATGTCGGCCGTTTCGAACAACGTCAGGGACTGGTCTGCGAGGTCGAGTTTCGCGCCCGCCTCTGTCCCACGGACGTAGTACTCTTGGCTGTCCGGTCGGTTCGTCGCCCACGCGACTTCCAGAGAGATCGTCGTGCCGTCATCGCAACGGATGAAGGCACTCGCCGAATCGTCGACGCTGAACTCGGCTGCACCGTGGTCCTCGCCCCACATCTCGACGTACGCGTACTCCTCGTCGACGCCGAACTGAGCGCGAGTGTCACCCGACACCTCGACGACTTCCGGGTGGTCGGCGACGTGCAACGCTAGGTCGATAGCGTGCGCGCCGATGTCGATGAGCGACCCGCCACCAGCCACGTCGCTACGCGTGAACCACGACCCCCGGCCGGGGACGCCGCGACGCCTGACGTAGTTCGCTTCGATGTGTGACACCTCGCCCAGATCGCCCTTCTCGCGGTAGCCCACCAGTGTCTGAACCGGGTCGGCGAACCGGTTGTGGAAGCCGACCATACAGAACCCGTCAGCCGCGTCAGCGGCCGCGGCGATCCGCTCTGCGCTTTCGAGCGTGTGCGCTAGCGGCTTTTCGACGAGCACGTCCAGCCCCGCCTCAAGCGCCGCCACGACGTACTGCTCGTGGTATCTGTTCGGCGTCGTCACCAGCACGGCATCGACCGTCTCGAACATCGCCGCGGCTTCCTCGTACACTGTCGCGTCGTACGTCTCGGCGAACCGACGGCGCGCGTCGGCATCGACGTCGACGCCTGCTGCTATCGAGACCGGCTGGTCGAGCTGCCGGAGATTGGTACAGTGAATGTCCGCGATGTTTCCCAATCCGATGACGCCGATCCGAACGGTCTCAGTCATGTGTCACGAATTCTACACCCGGTGTCGGGTTAATACAACTGCTTTTCACGCTCTTCACGTTCCTCTTCCTGTTCCTGTTTTGCCTTCTCGCGGCGTCGGCCGCGCCGGTACTGGATGAGGCCCGGGAGTATCTTGTTTTTCAGGTCGAGGATGAACGACACGATGCCGTACGACCAGAAGAAAAACAGCACGAGCATCCCGGTCCAGTACAGCGTGGCGACGTGGCTGCTCATGTCAGTCGTCGGATTCCACTTCGCCGCTGCTTCCGGAGGCAGTCTCCTCTGCCTCGTACGGGAGGAGGTCGTGGACGATGGCCTCACCAGTCGCCGAGTCGAACAGGTGGACGTTCCGCCGGTCGATGACGACCCCGATCTCGTCGTCTTCTTCGAGGTCCGAGTCGGGATCGATGCTCATCAGTAACTGGTCGTTCGTCGCCAGTTCCTGCGACATCGATGTTTCGCCCTCGCCGAGCAGTAGGTAGGCGAATATCTCGTCGCCCATCGGTTCGAGAATATCGGTCGTCGCCGTAATCATTCCCGAGGGGTCGGGCACCTCCGACTTGAGCTCTCCCGGATAGATGTCTTCCGGGCGGATCCCGAGCGTGACCGAGTCGCCGACGCTCACGCCCTCGATTGACGACGGATTGAACTCAAGATCGAAGTTCGGGGTTTCCAGCGCGTTCTCGGTGACGGTGCCTTCGACGAAGTTCATCGACGGCGAGCCGATGAACCCGGCGACAAAGAGGTTGTCCGGCTCGTTGTAGCAGGTCAGTGGTGGGTCGATCTGCTGGAGCTGGCCCGAGTCGAGGACGGCGATGCGATCCGACAGCGTCATCGCCTCCTCCTGATCGTGGGTCACGTAGATGATAGTCGTGTCCAGTTCCTTGTGGAGTCGCTGAAGCTCCGTCCGCATGTGGACCTTGAGCTTCGCGTCAAGGTTCGCCAGCGGCTCGTCCATCAGGAACACATCGGGCTCGCGCACGATGGCGCGAGCGATGGCGACACGCTGGCGCTGTCCACCGGACATCTCTTCAGGCATCCGGTTGAGCATCCCCTCTAGCTGGACGATATCCGCGGCCCGCTCGACCCGACGGTCGATCTCGTCCTGTGGGTAGTCCCGCAGTCGGAGGCCAAAGGAGATGTTGTCGTACACGTCCATGTGCGGGAACAGCGCGATGTTCTGGAACACCATCGCAATGCCGCGGTCTTTCGGCGGGAGGTTCGTCACCTCGCGGTCGCCGATGTAGATCTCGCCCTCCGTCGGAATGGTGAGGCCGGCGATGGTCTCCATCGTCGTCGACTTGCCACAGCCCGAGGGGCCGACGAAGCAGATGAACTCGCCGTGATCGATATCAAGGTTCATGTCGTCGACCGCGGTGACCACATCACCTTGGTCGTCGTAGCGTTTCGTCACGTGTTCGAGTCGTACTCTTGCCATTGTGTTACTCCTTGAGTGCGCCTGAGGTCAGTCCGCTGACGATGCGTTCCTGTGCGACGATCACGAGGATGACGACGGGGAGGACCCCGACGATGCTCGCGGCCGCCATGAGGTTGAACTGCGTCGTGTACTGGGTCTGGTAGCTGAGAATGCCGCCGACGATGGGTGACCATTTGGCCGCCTCCGGCGAGGTCGCCATGATCGAACTGAAGAAGTACTCGTTGTAGACGGCGATGAACGTCAGCACGGCCGCGGTCGCCACGCCCGGCGCAGACAGCGGCATAATGACCCGGAACAGCGCGCCCAGCCGCGTCGTTCCCTCGACCCGTGCGGCGTCCTCCAGTCCGTCCGGAATCTGGCCGTAGAACGTCGTCAGGATGAAGATCGACAGCGGCATGAACAGCGCACTGAACGGCAGCACCATCGAGCCGGGCGTGTTCAGCATCCGCGGTGGGGTAAACAGCGGAATGGACGTAAACGGTATCGTGATCGGGGCGTTGCCGGCAAAGGCCTGAAACAGCGGGATGACGAACGCGGCCGGCGGGAAGTAGCTGATTGCCAGAATCCCGAGCATCAGCAGTGCACGGCCGGGGAAGCGGAGCCGCCCGAACACGTAGCCGGCGAGGCTGGCGACGAACAGGACGATGACCGTCGTCGTGACCGCCAGCGCGAAGCTGTTCAGCATGTACAGGTGGAACGGTACCTGTTCGAAGACCGTGACGAACGCGCCCGGATTGAAGCCCTTCGGAACCGGCAGCGGGAACGTTCCACTAACACCGAAGAGATTCACAGTCGGGAGGAAACTACCCGAAAGCAGGTTCCCTTCGGGGGTCACCGCCAGCACGATGAGCCAGTAGAAGGGGAACAGTGTCGTCACCAAGAAAAACACCATCGCCGCGTAGAACAGCGCCCGGTACACCTTGTCCGGGTTCTTGATTGCGCCTTGGACCCAGCGTTCGAGTGGTCCTCCGTCGTTGTTGTCGTTCTGGTCTGTTGTCGTAGCCATGTTAGATCGCGTCCTCCCCCTGCCATGCGATGATTCCCATGACGACGATACCGATGATTGCTGCCGTCACGAACGCGATGGCGGCCGAGGTCCCTTCACGGGTGTTGAACGTTGCGACGACCATGCACGACAGCGACGGCACGACGGTACAGCTCGACACCGTATCGATAATACCGTACACACGCATCGCCTGCACCGAGCGGAACAGGATCGCGACCCCGATTGTCGGCAGGATGAGCGGGAACGTGATGAGCTTGAACTGTTGCCACTTGGTCGCACCGGCGACCTTCGCGACGTCGTAGAGACCGCGGTCGATGCTCTGGAGGCCGGCAAGGATGAGCAGGGCCATGAACGCCGATGTCTTCCAGATGTCGGCAACGATGATAATAAATGTCGCACTTGCCGTGTCGTTCAGCGTGTTCGTCGGCGCTAAGAGGCCGAGGTCAGCAAGCGGCGGGGTGGCGAAGCCGACGTTGGAGTTGAACATCAGGAAGAAGATCATCCCTTGGATGACAATGGGCACAGCCCACGGGATGATGATAGCCGCACGAATCCACCGGCGGCCATAGAAATCTTGGTCGAGGATGAGCGCCTGTCCGAGGCCGATGAGCGTCTCGAACAGCACGCTCACAACAGCGAAGATTATTGTGACGACCAGCGCACTATTTAACAGACTGGTGAACTCGAGGTTTGACGGGAGGAACGTAGTCCCGCCCGGGAGAAACTGATTTCTCTCCCCAGTGAACAGTTGGATATAGTTTTCCAGTCCGACGAAGCTTCTGCTCGAGAGGTCAATTGAGAGGGCGTACAGCGACAGTTCGAACGTGCGCAACAGCGGATAGAGGGCTATGACGCCCAGCAGGAGAAATACCGGCAGCAACAGCAGATACGCGTACTGCGTGTCGCTCAAGTTCTCCATCCACCGCATCAGACCGACGAGGAGACCCGAACGATGAGATTCCCGCGACTGGTGGGTCGCTGACTCTGGACTCACGAGTGACCTCCTGATACTGTAGTTTGCATGGATTGTGTCTCGGTAGTTGGAAAATCGGTCCGCAGCGTCAGTTGCTGCTCTCGGTTTGCTCCAATCCAGACTGTAGAGTAGCCATCGCTTCTGTGGATGGGACATCTTGATTGACCGCGCGGTTAGCTTGCTCGGCAATCTTGCTGGACTGATTGCTCCAGACTGCGGTGACTGGACGTGCCATCGTATTCTCGCCAGCTAAACGCAGCGTGTCCATGTGGTCGCCTATCGGGTCGATATTCGACGCTTTGTCGGAGTTAAACAGGTTGCCCCGTGGTGGGAGCCACCCCTCCATCTCTAGTAGGAACAGTTGGATCTCGGGCTTCATTGTGGCTCGGATGACTTCGCTGACCGCGTCAAGTCGCTCGCTGTAGGGGTTGACGGTAATATGCCAGCCACCCAGTGCCGATGTCGTTCCACCAGTCCCTTGGAACTCGGCGTTGCTCTCCGAAACGGCATAGGGGATAGGCATTGTTCCGAGGTCGTCGCCAAACTCCGAGGCAGCCTGATTGATGGCGTAGGGCCAGTTGCGATGGAAGAGGGCGTTCCCATCGAGGAACGGTGCGAGCGACCCATCTTCTATCCAGCCGAGGATATTCGTGGGCGTGAAGCCGCCGCCGTAGCCTTGGAGATTGTCGAAGTCCTCGTCGTGAACGAACTTCCGCATCATATTCAGTGAGTTGATAACCGGTTCGGAATCGACGGTGACGGGTCGGTCGCCGACCGGGCCAAAGAGGTTCTCGCGGCCGCCGAAGTACGCGCCGCCCCACGAAGACATGATCTCGTTGAACGTACAGCAGGCGGTCCCCTCATAGATGTCCCATTGGGTAGTAAATCCGTATTTGATGTCTGTCGCATCAACGGTATCAGCCGCAATATTCGACCATTTTTTCCAAGTCATCGGTTCGGTGGCCCAGCTCTCGGACTCAGGGCTGTATCCAGCTTGCTCGACGAGGTCCTTCCGGTACAGCATCGTCGGATAATCAGGATAGAGTGGGACACCGAAAAGGTCGCCACTCGACGGGTCGATAGCTGTCTCGGTGAAGCCGCTAAAGTACTCTGCTTCGATGGTTGAGAGCATGTCGTCTGCGAGAACCTCTGAGAGGTTGGCGAGTTGCCCCCGTTGAATGAAGATGTTCACCCATCCGTTGTCCATCATGAACATGTCCGGTTCAGTCTCCTGTGAACTCAGGAGCCGGTTGTAGTTGGCCTGTCGCTTCCCGCTGTCGGGTTGTCCTTGGGCGAACTCGATTTGGATATTATCTGAAAGGCCGCCCTTGTCATGCAGTGCGTCGCGAACTTCGTCAGCGTGATCCTGTACCACCGTCGCGTCGAACCCCCACGTCACAGTCGTCGTCTCTTCGTTTCCAGCGGCACCAGTCTGTGTACCTGTGGCGTCCCCATCGCTCTCGCCGCCGTTGAACATGCCTGCACAGCCAGCGAGGCCAGCTGCTATCCCCGATGCACCCGCTCCCGCGACGAACCGCCGCCGCGAAATGCTACTCCGTTTTCCGCCTGTCTCTGAGTTCTCTGACATCTCTCACTTTGTCAATGAAAATATGCCCACTTATAGATTAGGGATTTTAATTGAGATATCACAAGAACTTTATC
The Haloarcula sp. CBA1129 genome window above contains:
- a CDS encoding ABC transporter substrate-binding protein, which codes for MTDDNSNKRLTRRNALRIAGAAGAASLAGCGGSDGGDGSSGDGSSGDGSDGSSGDGSSGDGSTDSGSQYSTLEVAHWWGEGDGLEAIQSVMDAFKEQHPDVPFDENLIAGGAGENLQANIRTRVQNGNHPSTWQAWPGNNLLPFTDANLLKDIGDSVWSENSMEDAYLQGVKDAAQPAGSYVTVPLNIHRINNLFYNVEVVEDAGVDPASLETPSDLVDAMATVNDAGYTGMAHQTGSPWSSFQMFATVLLGETDAETYSAIFVDGEVDANSDALESAVETTQSYLDYIPSDAGSISWTEANNQVINGEAAFLHQGDWAAGTYITNDLTYGEEWDHVTFPGTDGYYALNMDSFPYPVNNPSPEATTLWCQFVGTTEAQEIFNPKKGSIPPRTDVNTDPFNDFSKDQIEDFQNSEAQPPSVAHGLAAPPAVKSSLESAISSLNSGASPSDVVSQISSAY
- a CDS encoding glucose 1-dehydrogenase; translated protein: MKVIGVTRDDDGPQLLERERPSPDPGEALVRTLRVGVDGTDHEVLNGSHGGFPDGADHMVLGHEAVGVVEEPNGTGLEAGQVVAPTVRRKPDGETNEYFRRGEPDMAPDGEYTERGIVGDHGFMAEYFTSPADFLVPVPEAVAEYGFLVEPLSITEKANEHAYATREPFDWRPESACVLGNGSLGLLTLWMLEQEYDRTYCVGRRDRPDPTVDIIDEIGSTYVDSRETPVDELPEAYEAMDYIYEATGFAPHAFQTVTALDQNGVGVLLGIPEPWEFEVDGGSLHNEIVLHNKCLIGTVNSHVSHFEDAVETLQELPEWLLDDLVTTVTDPEHVEAAFEDGDAQIKAVVEFDSL
- a CDS encoding Gfo/Idh/MocA family protein translates to MTETVRIGVIGLGNIADIHCTNLRQLDQPVSIAAGVDVDADARRRFAETYDATVYEEAAAMFETVDAVLVTTPNRYHEQYVVAALEAGLDVLVEKPLAHTLESAERIAAAADAADGFCMVGFHNRFADPVQTLVGYREKGDLGEVSHIEANYVRRRGVPGRGSWFTRSDVAGGGSLIDIGAHAIDLALHVADHPEVVEVSGDTRAQFGVDEEYAYVEMWGEDHGAAEFSVDDSASAFIRCDDGTTISLEVAWATNRPDSQEYYVRGTEAGAKLDLADQSLTLFETADIGRMHHRTTDIETQRSDPQRTEQERFISAVRNGAPPSVNTVEQALRVQRVMDGIYRSSETGAAVTVSETET
- a CDS encoding ABC transporter ATP-binding protein — its product is MARVRLEHVTKRYDDQGDVVTAVDDMNLDIDHGEFICFVGPSGCGKSTTMETIAGLTIPTEGEIYIGDREVTNLPPKDRGIAMVFQNIALFPHMDVYDNISFGLRLRDYPQDEIDRRVERAADIVQLEGMLNRMPEEMSGGQRQRVAIARAIVREPDVFLMDEPLANLDAKLKVHMRTELQRLHKELDTTIIYVTHDQEEAMTLSDRIAVLDSGQLQQIDPPLTCYNEPDNLFVAGFIGSPSMNFVEGTVTENALETPNFDLEFNPSSIEGVSVGDSVTLGIRPEDIYPGELKSEVPDPSGMITATTDILEPMGDEIFAYLLLGEGETSMSQELATNDQLLMSIDPDSDLEEDDEIGVVIDRRNVHLFDSATGEAIVHDLLPYEAEETASGSSGEVESDD
- a CDS encoding carbohydrate ABC transporter permease, with translation MATTTDQNDNNDGGPLERWVQGAIKNPDKVYRALFYAAMVFFLVTTLFPFYWLIVLAVTPEGNLLSGSFLPTVNLFGVSGTFPLPVPKGFNPGAFVTVFEQVPFHLYMLNSFALAVTTTVIVLFVASLAGYVFGRLRFPGRALLMLGILAISYFPPAAFVIPLFQAFAGNAPITIPFTSIPLFTPPRMLNTPGSMVLPFSALFMPLSIFILTTFYGQIPDGLEDAARVEGTTRLGALFRVIMPLSAPGVATAAVLTFIAVYNEYFFSSIMATSPEAAKWSPIVGGILSYQTQYTTQFNLMAAASIVGVLPVVILVIVAQERIVSGLTSGALKE
- a CDS encoding carbohydrate ABC transporter permease, which codes for MRWMENLSDTQYAYLLLLPVFLLLGVIALYPLLRTFELSLYALSIDLSSRSFVGLENYIQLFTGERNQFLPGGTTFLPSNLEFTSLLNSALVVTIIFAVVSVLFETLIGLGQALILDQDFYGRRWIRAAIIIPWAVPIVIQGMIFFLMFNSNVGFATPPLADLGLLAPTNTLNDTASATFIIIVADIWKTSAFMALLILAGLQSIDRGLYDVAKVAGATKWQQFKLITFPLILPTIGVAILFRSVQAMRVYGIIDTVSSCTVVPSLSCMVVATFNTREGTSAAIAFVTAAIIGIVVMGIIAWQGEDAI
- a CDS encoding extracellular solute-binding protein produces the protein MSENSETGGKRSSISRRRFVAGAGASGIAAGLAGCAGMFNGGESDGDATGTQTGAAGNEETTTVTWGFDATVVQDHADEVRDALHDKGGLSDNIQIEFAQGQPDSGKRQANYNRLLSSQETEPDMFMMDNGWVNIFIQRGQLANLSEVLADDMLSTIEAEYFSGFTETAIDPSSGDLFGVPLYPDYPTMLYRKDLVEQAGYSPESESWATEPMTWKKWSNIAADTVDATDIKYGFTTQWDIYEGTACCTFNEIMSSWGGAYFGGRENLFGPVGDRPVTVDSEPVINSLNMMRKFVHDEDFDNLQGYGGGFTPTNILGWIEDGSLAPFLDGNALFHRNWPYAINQAASEFGDDLGTMPIPYAVSESNAEFQGTGGTTSALGGWHITVNPYSERLDAVSEVIRATMKPEIQLFLLEMEGWLPPRGNLFNSDKASNIDPIGDHMDTLRLAGENTMARPVTAVWSNQSSKIAEQANRAVNQDVPSTEAMATLQSGLEQTESSN